From the Lathyrus oleraceus cultivar Zhongwan6 chromosome 3, CAAS_Psat_ZW6_1.0, whole genome shotgun sequence genome, the window AAACTCTGGCTCTCTCCAAAATGGTCTCTACAAAacaaaattcttcacacaaagACTTGATCActtcaattataatccacaaaGCTATCAAACTTTTCAACAAAGGTATCTCATCAATGATACCTATTGGGGTGGTGCCAAAAAGAAAGCTCCAATCTTTGTCTACACTGGAAATGAAGGACACATTgattggttcacacaaaacacTGGATTCATGTTTGAAAAAGCACCTTATTTCAATGCCCTCTTGGTTTTCATTGAGGTAATAATCCTCCAAAGttcaaaatttaaatatttatcATATATTGAATAACGAATGTATCTGAATAATATATAGACCTGATACATTGcgattttaatattttattttatatattaattaattaatgtATCTGAATAATATAGAGATATGTTAATGCGTATGTTTGTCTCATGCAGCATAGATTCTATGGAAAATCAATACCATTTGGAGGGAATAAGAAAGTTGCATATGCAAATAGCACAACACTTGGATATTTGAGTTCTACACAAGCTTTGGCTGATTATGCAACTCTCATAATTGATTTGAAGAAGAATTTGTCAGCAACTCACTCCCCTGTTGTCGTCTTTGGAGGATCCTATGGAGGAAGTATAATAAATTTctataaatttattttttaactAATTTAGTTTATAAAAATCTCTGTTCCGATCCACATCAAATCCGTGACACGGTAAGTACAAAGTTTTGTCTAATTtagtttttgttttttttagtgTTGGCTGCTTGGTTCAGGATAAAGTATCCACACGTTGCAATTGGAGCATTATCATCATCAGCTCCAATTCTTCAATTTACGGATTTGGTTTCACCCTACGTTTTCGACAACATTGTCACACAAGACTTTAAGGTTTCGTTAAATAATTAATGTCTTCTTATTATATTGTCGATTCCTAATAATAAGCATATACTATCTCTATCACGTGCACTCACGTGGTGTCTATGTATTATTATTACAGAGTGAGAGTGAGAATTGTTACAAAGTAATAAAAGGGTCATGGAAGTTGATAGAAGAAATATCCCAAAAACATGGAGGATTAGAATTATTAAGGAAAACTTTCAGAATATGCAAGTgagtattattattattattattattattattattattattattattattattattattattattattattattattattattattattaatagtTGGATTATTTAAGTAtaattgatatgaattaatttAATATTGTTTTGGTGTAATTATAGTAATTATATGGAAGTAGATGCTTTGGAAGGTTGGTTACAGACAGCTTGGGTTTATACGGCAATGACAGATTATCCAACACCAACCAATTTTCTAAATCCATTGCCAGCATATCCAGTCAAAAAGGTGCAAATTTTAATgttttaataaattaataatgttattttatttttatggTTGATTTTATTTGATGTCGTGATGctaataaaatattataaatacAATTAATATTTGTGTGCGAGTGTTTGTTAGGTTGGTTTGAAAATTAAACATCTTTAAATGTGTGATGGAGTGTGTTTTAAGTTTAATGATAATGATAATGAAGTGTTGGAATTAAgattattttaattaaaatcaacttgAGTCAATAGAAAAAACAAAAATCAATGCGTCTAAAGTGGGTTAGTAACATGTTTCTACTTTGAAAATACAAATTTAATAAATATCGgtattattaaattaaatattttgaTTGAGATTCGACTAGGACCTTTTGATttagataaaataaaataaaattaaatatatattttattctTGACTTAAAAGTTGATTTTTGTTTTAGAATAGAGTAATATGATTTATGCATTATGATATTTTTATTAACTAAATTAATGTACATAGTAGTAGATGATAATTGATTTGTAAATGAAGTGGATATTTTATGTATAATAATTGATCTGAAAGCACTTGGAAGTGTGATTgatatttgtttgtttgttggaaAGAATAATTGAAATTTGGTGAAATTGAACCAGATGTGTGAGGCTATTGACAGTTCAAAGAGAGAAAAGGATAGGTTAGGCAAGTTGTATGAGGCTGCAAATATTTACTACAATTATAGTGGCAATGCTAAGTGTTTTAATTTAAATGATCATTCTGATCCTCATGGTCTTGCAGGATGGCAATGGCAGGTACTCTACTTATCCTCCcaaatttattatattttttcaTCATCTAAATCAAATACATCACTCATTTAataaatttattatattttttattatctAAATCAAATACATCActtatttaataaatttaaatagttaaatttaatataaaataaaataaaatatatgaatttttaatgagtcgatattattaataatataatatattaaaagTGACAACTTTTATATCCATCTTTAAATATTTGGTAATGTCTCTCCAACTAATCATTTAATGTCATTTAgttttattatatttaattatcTATTAAATTGTTTAAATTTGGGAGATTTTCAAAATAATTTACTAAAATGGAGAGATACTATAGTTTTATTGTTGTTTTTTCATGAAtgcaattttttattttttcaatcATCTATTTATAATTGTTCATTTATGGCATTTGTTGATTTCAATACTTTTTTGAATTGAGAGATATCTTCTATAAAAAAAATGTAGATATGTTAATAGGCTCAACATATAGATCCTTTTTTGCTTTCTGAGTTAGATGATGGGGTTGTTTTCTACTATGATAATAAAAGTTGGGTTAGATGGTTTCAATTTCACCTTTCTAAAACTAAAAATTGGTCACTTTTTAGGGACAATTTACATTCCTTTTTTAGTGTTTTACGTTCTACTTTGTGACTTTCATCCCGGAAATTGAGCCACTATTCCATTTGAGTGATTCTTGATCCCTCTCTTATGGGTCCTTGTATAAGCTTGTTGTTAGGTGTTGGTTGTTGGACTTGCCA encodes:
- the LOC127125605 gene encoding uncharacterized protein LOC127125605 — encoded protein: MALIFFHYKFSLFSLLSLLFITFTSSHIIPRFPSPLIHPEQQIINSGSLQNGLYKTKFFTQRLDHFNYNPQSYQTFQQRYLINDTYWGGAKKKAPIFVYTGNEGHIDWFTQNTGFMFEKAPYFNALLVFIEHRFYGKSIPFGGNKKVAYANSTTLGYLSSTQALADYATLIIDLKKNLSATHSPVVVFGGSYGGMLAAWFRIKYPHVAIGALSSSAPILQFTDLVSPYVFDNIVTQDFKSESENCYKVIKGSWKLIEEISQKHGGLELLRKTFRICNNYMEVDALEGWLQTAWVYTAMTDYPTPTNFLNPLPAYPVKKMCEAIDSSKREKDRLGKLYEAANIYYNYSGNAKCFNLNDHSDPHGLAGWQWQACTEMVMPMASNKESIFTRYEWSFEDFSASCENEYKILPRPNWITSEFGGHDIEAVLKRSSGNIIFFNGLRDPWSGGGVLKNITKSIVAIVAKEGAHHVDLRYSTKEDPKWLKDIRKQEVEIIESWIKQYYQDIAKI